From one Oceanispirochaeta sp. M1 genomic stretch:
- a CDS encoding OmpH family outer membrane protein, producing the protein MKKALFLTLIITLISLPVFSDTITKVAVLDYSKILSAFYKDSQAVRELEEMKTQFQQEIERIQNEVSILEERKLNAENNGNTSKALELDNQIFEKKKFLRDYIRVKNSQLTELNKSLSQNNNLVREIREEVEFIAESSGYSLVIKKSDPNLLWWSYEVDITEQVLQRLLTKMR; encoded by the coding sequence ATGAAAAAAGCACTATTTCTTACACTGATAATAACTCTGATTTCCCTTCCGGTGTTCAGTGATACCATAACAAAAGTGGCAGTTCTGGATTATTCAAAGATTCTTTCCGCCTTCTATAAGGATTCCCAGGCAGTAAGAGAACTGGAAGAGATGAAAACTCAGTTTCAGCAGGAGATTGAGCGTATTCAGAACGAAGTGAGTATTCTTGAAGAGAGAAAGCTCAATGCCGAAAATAATGGAAATACATCCAAGGCTCTTGAGCTGGATAATCAGATTTTTGAAAAAAAGAAATTCCTGCGAGATTATATCCGTGTTAAAAACAGTCAGCTTACTGAACTCAATAAATCTCTGAGTCAGAATAATAATCTGGTCCGGGAGATCAGAGAAGAAGTAGAGTTTATTGCCGAAAGCAGCGGTTATTCTCTGGTAATTAAGAAATCAGATCCCAACCTTCTATGGTGGAGCTATGAGGTCGATATTACTGAGCAGGTTCTCCAGAGACTTCTGACAAAAATGCGTTGA
- the bamA gene encoding outer membrane protein assembly factor BamA, protein MLNKRWTAFLVLLILLGTVTLSAQTATEWYTNKQIIDIRFTGLKTVSETELNGIVRPYISRRFTDSLSWEIQGKLYALEYFDLILPQVIPGDDNNNTVVIEYQVKEKPVVEEIIFTGNNRVRKGELNDTILLTRGDMVNKSSIRLDGQALKSLYIEKGFVDAQVESNIEKDEETNTATVVFDIQEGSQTTIKEIRFVGNDLHVTSKTLQGLMTTKAQSLFNKGLLMENELQEDVRLIENYYGDRGFIDAEVSDINKDIAKDEETQTNNLIITLVIHEGSPYTFSGIEFEGNTLYSSAELQAMISQDTGKIFNRTRFQFDYQKVTDIYYENGYIYNTFSIEENRDDVNFTVSYMVNIIERDRAHIENIVIRGNEKTKDHVITRELPFEVGDVFSKAKVMEGIRNLYNTQFFSVVEPQTYPGSEDGLMDLVVDIEEGKTADIVFGLSFSGGQDFPLAGNIKWNDRNFMGTGRTVGVDSTFSPDNQSLSLQYSEPHIFNSDWGAGVDLTYRHSNKSRIYQDLNGDGVVDPYVDEADFEDANKIVPTDYLMEYSTHYVSTGLNTGYTWKTKVGRFNLYSGIRGGLEYVDYDDEINRPWSQGVRENLETWKYHDSYWLKGAWDTRDFVGNPSKGFILSQTTTLAGILDISSKNFLKSVSRGEVNFTLFDIPVTDSWKFKSVLSFKSAFSYLAPKPWNPIPIDPQEDGFYADGMFVARGWYPESDGQSLWDNTITLKFPIVPNIIAYDFFLDAVGLWKSQDQLTHAQLSDMKFSLGTGIRFDNPQFPIGIYLVKKFNFDEDGSVNWNPEPDTVTFKNGNLDLVISFGIDIY, encoded by the coding sequence ATGCTTAATAAGAGATGGACTGCCTTCCTGGTACTGTTGATTTTACTTGGAACAGTCACCCTGTCAGCACAGACTGCAACTGAGTGGTATACGAACAAACAAATTATTGATATACGTTTTACCGGTTTAAAGACAGTGTCTGAAACCGAATTGAATGGTATCGTAAGACCTTATATTTCAAGACGGTTTACAGATTCTCTTTCCTGGGAAATCCAGGGGAAGCTGTATGCTCTGGAATATTTTGATCTGATTCTTCCTCAGGTTATCCCCGGTGATGATAACAACAATACTGTTGTTATCGAATATCAGGTTAAGGAAAAACCTGTTGTTGAAGAGATCATCTTTACAGGAAATAACCGTGTAAGAAAAGGTGAGCTTAACGACACCATCCTTCTCACTAGAGGAGATATGGTAAACAAGTCTTCTATCCGTCTGGATGGTCAGGCTCTGAAATCCCTTTATATTGAGAAAGGTTTTGTAGATGCTCAGGTCGAAAGTAATATCGAAAAAGATGAAGAAACAAATACGGCCACAGTCGTTTTTGACATTCAGGAAGGTTCTCAGACTACGATCAAGGAGATCCGTTTTGTCGGTAATGATCTTCATGTGACTTCCAAAACACTTCAGGGACTGATGACAACTAAGGCACAGTCTCTCTTTAATAAGGGTCTCCTTATGGAGAATGAACTGCAGGAAGATGTCCGACTGATAGAGAATTACTACGGTGACCGCGGTTTTATCGATGCCGAAGTAAGTGATATCAACAAGGACATTGCCAAGGATGAAGAGACTCAGACAAATAACCTGATTATTACCCTTGTGATTCATGAGGGCAGTCCATATACATTCTCGGGTATCGAATTTGAAGGTAATACACTTTATTCTTCCGCTGAGCTTCAGGCAATGATTTCTCAGGATACGGGAAAGATTTTTAACAGAACCAGATTTCAGTTTGATTATCAGAAAGTTACTGATATCTATTATGAAAACGGATATATCTATAATACTTTTTCCATTGAAGAGAACCGGGATGATGTAAATTTCACCGTAAGTTATATGGTTAATATCATTGAGCGGGACCGGGCTCATATCGAGAACATCGTAATCCGTGGAAATGAAAAGACAAAAGATCATGTCATTACCAGAGAGCTGCCTTTTGAGGTGGGAGATGTTTTCAGCAAGGCTAAAGTTATGGAAGGTATCAGGAACCTGTACAACACTCAGTTCTTTTCCGTGGTAGAACCCCAGACTTATCCGGGCAGTGAAGATGGTCTTATGGACCTTGTTGTTGATATTGAAGAGGGTAAAACAGCTGATATCGTATTCGGTCTCTCATTTTCCGGAGGTCAGGATTTTCCTCTGGCAGGTAATATCAAATGGAATGACAGAAACTTTATGGGAACCGGTAGAACCGTCGGTGTGGATTCTACTTTCTCTCCCGATAATCAGAGTCTCTCACTTCAGTACTCAGAACCCCATATATTCAACTCTGACTGGGGTGCCGGTGTAGACCTTACATACAGACACTCAAATAAGAGCAGAATTTATCAGGATCTGAATGGGGATGGTGTTGTTGACCCTTATGTTGATGAGGCTGATTTTGAAGATGCAAATAAAATTGTACCTACAGATTACCTTATGGAATATTCCACACATTACGTATCGACAGGTCTGAATACAGGTTATACCTGGAAAACCAAAGTAGGTCGTTTTAATCTTTATTCAGGTATCAGAGGCGGTCTGGAATATGTTGATTATGATGATGAAATTAACAGACCCTGGAGCCAGGGTGTACGTGAGAATCTTGAAACCTGGAAATATCATGACAGTTACTGGCTCAAAGGTGCCTGGGATACAAGAGATTTTGTAGGTAATCCCTCTAAGGGATTTATCCTTAGTCAGACAACAACACTTGCAGGTATATTGGATATTTCCAGTAAGAACTTTTTGAAATCAGTTTCAAGAGGGGAAGTGAACTTTACCCTCTTTGATATTCCTGTAACAGATTCCTGGAAATTTAAATCGGTTCTCTCGTTCAAGTCCGCCTTCTCCTATCTGGCTCCTAAACCATGGAATCCGATTCCTATCGATCCTCAGGAAGATGGATTTTATGCAGACGGTATGTTTGTTGCCAGGGGTTGGTATCCCGAATCTGACGGTCAGTCATTGTGGGATAATACAATTACACTGAAATTTCCAATAGTTCCCAACATAATAGCCTATGACTTCTTTCTGGATGCTGTAGGCCTCTGGAAATCACAGGATCAGCTTACACATGCTCAGCTCAGTGATATGAAGTTCAGCCTTGGAACGGGTATCCGCTTTGACAACCCTCAGTTTCCTATCGGTATCTATCTTGTAAAAAAGTTCAACTTCGATGAAGATGGATCTGTGAACTGGAATCCCGAACCTGATACAGTAACTTTTAAAAATGGAAATCTGGATCTTGTTATTTCTTTCGGAATTGATATTTACTGA
- a CDS encoding translocation/assembly module TamB domain-containing protein — protein sequence MKKHHSLLFHFLQILLLLILIVSAFLGYHSISEKIDTAVAEIKRDLIGQLETQYSIRLEYDSISPSFLSSILVKDVKIYAEGQSEPLLQIEKLKLYHDLPGLLFRGTTVIKSVNALDLKLEIDEQRDKVFMDKIASLQGGGGFQGLNGIFTQYIRIRTWEASYSNEALSATGKGDSISLRQLGDYVRVSMEGQVSYKSLTGNSQFEYISLETALKGTIQNDLSAFSMDSDFRKIDTNLAIVENQRLNINYSEDQFRITKIKDTKPYDFNLTVDQDEVRMSLVAEDFSPSLLIYFNSELENLNPWLETSMSGNAEFLLERETGFVEYSYEGALVLSNEKLPFPVRVTMDVEGDDLHVTTEELRISTPRGSANLVGQWVFQNGFPEGSVHLSNINLVGDETLSGELLLRNIDEYLSISSRNLRLSDGSSPGSVKSLIYRNEKNYVFSLMTDLAPGNGHRDRVVLDGNFSMAGGVSIQSSFRVGDVLVSSLFPYIPQGAADTLEKSFSGLLLQSEGTLSFSSGNLIVQLNRFQSFMPDGSKSISISGFYGDKKLDLHSVEMVWDGNYLLGSGQASSLGQGLSISSGWNLNNNKYELNALYQNGQLSVKGNHGLKLQFAQQGGSSLLGTFTVSDFPVTWNGQDILGSMNLRGRYEKENWEVFLSDSSFKWTNSKILSDPELNLTAFFAPGVANVFSLNYGDSYSRLNGEGSLFYDIENDIYNGSLVLGESGSGQDLENYDIYAAYSDGKLSLTTQVNQARTERFSSLNMTGRVDSIITVQGSLDSPVVEGSIDAPQLEMNQNPFAVRANLRLSSRKLELYDLNIQRNNLYLKRGLGVFDLTDGSLVFTTSIANRADSEDDSQNRFYLETGFSVKAETGLSIDFKNIEVPVLEDFSGRFRVHPVKWNGLTTFASKTVDFSRKGSFFESILLEDPEQFIRYNSDSGKISANLKKSFPLAMSVNGRLSADEIDLNIDNLSVDLNMVNYVMPNDTALENRYVVFKKGSVMEGSAHIGGTMEDPVFNGKLGSKNLFVLTPYTEAKIEETFIEATIVDDLVETNEFFIPIGKGGIRAQGYMTMRGWGIKDYSLDISAEGSPGTPIAYNAYGLQGTGAITGQFRFHGDNRQGNFEGRVVLDELVGSFGEKTEIKARNTNRRNRYAFRLNLDIVTGKNVLFVLPNPQVELVRATAEPGELLNISVDSLNKTLSMTGGITIRDGEIYYFDRTFEITDGSLNFNEDEDTFNPFLNIEAEIDTTDASGSDVTIFLVYRNPVRDDFVPILRSNPSMPEDEITALFGQSLIPVDSSGQVDVSSLLLATGGMVSQYGFVRPLEQSIKDSLNLDTVTIRTEILENAIIDQLNRESSTTDAGTTFSMTKYLDDTSIYMGKFVGESLYFSAGMVVDYDQLYGLGSYLNGVKFVPDLTIEMRTPFFLVFWNYNKRNAFDFHNTDPMKNNAIGFEWRYSY from the coding sequence ATGAAAAAACACCACAGCCTCCTGTTTCATTTTCTACAGATTCTCCTCCTTCTTATTCTGATTGTCTCAGCCTTTCTAGGCTATCATTCAATCTCTGAGAAAATTGATACGGCTGTGGCAGAGATAAAAAGGGATCTGATTGGTCAACTGGAAACACAGTACAGCATCCGCCTGGAGTATGATTCAATCTCTCCCTCTTTTTTGAGTTCAATCCTCGTAAAGGATGTAAAAATTTATGCTGAAGGACAGTCTGAGCCTCTTCTGCAGATAGAGAAGCTGAAACTGTATCATGATCTTCCCGGACTCCTTTTTCGAGGGACTACTGTCATCAAAAGTGTGAATGCATTAGATCTGAAACTGGAAATTGATGAACAGCGTGATAAAGTTTTTATGGACAAGATTGCATCTCTGCAGGGAGGAGGCGGATTTCAAGGGCTGAATGGAATCTTTACCCAGTATATCCGCATAAGAACCTGGGAGGCCAGCTATTCAAATGAAGCTCTAAGTGCTACGGGTAAGGGAGATTCCATCAGCCTGAGGCAGCTTGGTGATTATGTCCGTGTCAGTATGGAAGGACAGGTCAGTTATAAGTCCCTTACCGGGAATTCTCAGTTTGAATATATCAGTTTGGAGACTGCCTTGAAGGGTACTATTCAGAACGATCTGAGTGCCTTTTCAATGGACAGTGATTTCAGGAAAATAGATACAAACCTTGCGATTGTTGAGAATCAGAGACTGAATATCAATTACAGTGAGGATCAATTCCGGATCACTAAGATTAAAGATACAAAGCCCTATGATTTTAATCTCACAGTAGATCAGGACGAGGTCAGAATGTCTCTTGTAGCTGAGGATTTTTCCCCATCCCTCCTCATATACTTCAATTCTGAACTAGAAAACCTTAATCCCTGGCTTGAAACCTCTATGAGTGGAAATGCAGAATTCCTTCTTGAGAGAGAAACAGGATTTGTTGAGTATTCCTATGAAGGGGCACTGGTGCTCAGCAATGAGAAACTTCCTTTTCCTGTAAGGGTTACCATGGATGTGGAGGGTGATGATCTTCATGTTACAACCGAAGAACTGAGGATCTCCACCCCCAGGGGAAGTGCCAATCTGGTTGGCCAGTGGGTGTTCCAGAACGGTTTTCCTGAAGGTTCTGTCCATCTGAGTAATATAAACCTCGTGGGGGATGAAACGCTCAGTGGAGAATTGCTTCTCCGTAACATAGATGAATATCTATCCATCAGTTCCAGGAATCTGAGACTTTCTGACGGCAGTAGCCCCGGATCTGTCAAATCTCTTATTTATCGGAATGAAAAGAACTATGTTTTCTCTTTGATGACAGATCTGGCACCGGGTAACGGGCATCGGGACCGTGTTGTTCTTGATGGCAATTTTTCAATGGCCGGGGGGGTCAGTATCCAGTCATCTTTCAGGGTAGGTGATGTGCTTGTTAGCAGTCTGTTCCCTTATATTCCACAGGGTGCCGCTGATACTCTGGAAAAATCTTTTTCCGGGCTTCTGCTTCAGTCGGAAGGTACTCTGAGTTTTTCATCTGGTAATCTGATAGTGCAGCTCAACCGTTTTCAATCATTTATGCCTGATGGTTCAAAAAGTATTTCCATAAGCGGGTTTTACGGGGATAAAAAGCTGGATCTCCATTCTGTCGAGATGGTCTGGGATGGAAACTATCTGCTTGGATCAGGACAGGCCAGTTCTCTTGGACAGGGTCTTTCTATAAGCAGTGGATGGAATCTGAATAACAACAAATATGAACTGAACGCTCTGTATCAAAACGGCCAGCTGTCGGTTAAGGGTAATCACGGTCTTAAACTGCAGTTTGCTCAGCAGGGAGGCTCAAGTCTTCTGGGGACTTTTACAGTGAGTGATTTCCCTGTTACCTGGAACGGTCAGGATATTCTGGGGTCAATGAATCTAAGAGGAAGGTATGAAAAGGAAAACTGGGAAGTCTTTTTAAGCGATTCTTCTTTTAAGTGGACAAATTCAAAAATTTTAAGTGATCCTGAGCTGAATTTAACCGCCTTTTTTGCTCCCGGTGTGGCAAATGTTTTTTCTTTGAATTATGGAGACAGCTACTCCCGACTGAATGGAGAAGGGAGTCTCTTCTATGATATTGAGAATGATATCTATAATGGATCCCTTGTTCTTGGCGAATCCGGTAGTGGGCAGGATCTTGAGAATTATGATATTTACGCTGCCTATAGTGATGGCAAACTGTCTCTGACTACCCAGGTCAATCAGGCTCGTACAGAGCGCTTCTCTTCTTTAAATATGACTGGACGTGTTGATTCAATAATCACAGTTCAAGGCTCTCTGGATTCACCCGTTGTTGAGGGATCAATCGATGCGCCCCAGCTGGAAATGAATCAAAATCCTTTTGCAGTTAGAGCAAATCTCCGCCTCAGTTCAAGAAAGCTGGAATTATATGATCTGAATATTCAGAGGAATAATTTGTATCTTAAACGGGGCCTGGGGGTTTTTGATTTAACAGACGGATCACTGGTCTTTACCACATCCATCGCAAACAGGGCTGACAGTGAAGATGATTCTCAGAATCGCTTCTACCTGGAGACCGGCTTTTCTGTGAAAGCTGAAACAGGTTTGTCTATTGATTTTAAAAATATTGAGGTACCGGTTCTGGAAGATTTCAGCGGTCGTTTCAGGGTTCATCCCGTAAAATGGAACGGTTTAACTACATTTGCATCGAAAACTGTGGATTTTTCAAGAAAGGGTTCCTTCTTTGAGAGTATTCTTCTGGAAGATCCTGAGCAGTTTATCCGCTATAACAGTGATAGTGGAAAAATCTCTGCGAATCTGAAAAAGAGTTTTCCCCTTGCCATGTCTGTAAATGGACGGCTTTCTGCAGATGAGATAGATCTGAATATCGATAATCTGTCGGTAGACCTTAATATGGTCAACTATGTAATGCCCAACGATACGGCTCTGGAAAACCGCTATGTCGTCTTTAAGAAGGGCAGTGTTATGGAAGGTTCTGCTCATATCGGCGGAACAATGGAAGATCCTGTTTTTAACGGTAAGCTGGGTTCAAAAAATTTATTTGTTCTCACACCCTACACGGAAGCTAAAATTGAAGAGACTTTTATTGAGGCTACCATTGTTGATGATCTGGTTGAGACAAATGAGTTTTTTATTCCCATTGGAAAGGGCGGTATCCGTGCCCAGGGGTATATGACAATGAGGGGCTGGGGAATCAAGGATTACAGTCTTGATATTTCAGCAGAAGGATCACCGGGAACTCCTATTGCCTATAATGCCTATGGTCTACAGGGTACGGGTGCTATTACCGGACAGTTCCGCTTCCATGGGGATAACAGGCAGGGGAATTTTGAAGGAAGGGTTGTCCTTGATGAACTCGTAGGATCTTTCGGTGAAAAAACCGAGATTAAGGCCAGGAATACAAATAGACGAAACAGATATGCATTCAGATTGAATCTGGATATTGTTACGGGTAAGAATGTTCTTTTTGTTTTGCCGAATCCCCAGGTTGAGCTTGTGCGGGCAACTGCGGAACCCGGTGAATTACTGAATATTTCTGTTGATTCTCTTAATAAGACTCTTTCCATGACCGGGGGGATTACAATCCGAGATGGTGAAATCTATTATTTTGACAGAACATTTGAAATCACAGACGGGTCTCTGAACTTCAATGAAGATGAGGATACATTCAACCCCTTCTTGAATATTGAAGCAGAAATTGATACAACCGATGCAAGCGGATCTGATGTGACCATCTTTCTGGTCTATAGAAATCCGGTTCGGGATGATTTCGTTCCTATCCTGAGATCTAACCCCTCAATGCCTGAGGATGAGATCACAGCCCTGTTCGGACAGAGTTTGATTCCCGTAGATAGTTCGGGGCAGGTGGATGTGTCGAGTCTGCTGCTGGCTACTGGTGGAATGGTAAGCCAGTATGGTTTTGTCCGTCCTCTGGAACAGTCAATAAAAGATTCCCTGAATCTGGATACAGTAACAATCAGGACTGAGATACTGGAGAATGCAATTATTGATCAGTTGAACCGGGAAAGTTCGACAACCGATGCGGGTACCACTTTCAGTATGACAAAATACCTGGATGACACCAGTATTTACATGGGGAAATTTGTCGGTGAGTCTCTGTATTTTTCAGCCGGTATGGTTGTTGATTATGACCAACTATATGGTTTAGGATCATACCTTAACGGAGTTAAGTTCGTTCCGGACCTGACAATTGAGATGCGGACACCGTTTTTTCTTGTATTCTGGAATTATAATAAGAGAAATGCCTTCGATTTTCATAATACTGATCCGATGAAAAATAACGCGATCGGTTTTGAATGGCGGTATTCATATTAA